A stretch of Mucilaginibacter terrae DNA encodes these proteins:
- a CDS encoding thioredoxin domain-containing protein, whose amino-acid sequence MNRLANSASPYLLQHANNPVDWYPWGTEALQRAKDENKLILVSIGYSACHWCHVMEHESFEDAEVAALMNEHFVCIKVDREERPDVDQIYMSAVQLMTNRGGWPLNCICLPDQRPIYGGTYYQKHDWMNILMSLADFYYNRPDEAIEYAVRLTEGIQQYESVNLITEQPEYELSNLQAILTNWKKYLDTTEGGSGRAPKFPMPNNWLFLMRYAHHVKDDSLAQLVKLTLHKMAFGGIYDHIGGGFARYSVDGRWHVPHFEKMLYDNAQLIGLYAEAYAWSNNDLYKEVVEETITFVQRELTSHEYGFYSALDADSEGVEGKFYTFTKAEVEEVLGDDADLFCIYYHVVEDGNWEEEHTNVFYRKEQDAILAKTLGLSTEELQAFIAAAKAKMFEARGTRIRPGLDNKILASWNGLMLKGLCEAYRVFDKDAHLQLALNNAAFIHQNLINTDGRLTRIYKKDALGEKPVAFLDDYANVIEAYLALYEVTFDFKWLELARSLADTAIQYYYNEADGMFFYTAADDEQLIARKSEIMDGVISSSNSVMARNLKRLGMLFEVSRYEEVSAQLLRNVMPFMEKYGSAYANWCLLLLEEIGGLYEVAITGNDADDMRAEMEQFYIPDKIMLGGNVENLPLLQNRTGDDTRIFVCKDKTCGLPALSAAEAVKQIWLS is encoded by the coding sequence ATGAATCGTCTTGCCAATTCAGCATCCCCATATTTACTGCAACATGCCAATAACCCGGTAGACTGGTACCCCTGGGGTACCGAAGCCCTGCAACGCGCTAAAGATGAAAACAAGCTGATATTAGTGAGTATTGGCTACTCGGCCTGCCACTGGTGCCACGTAATGGAGCACGAAAGTTTTGAAGACGCTGAGGTGGCTGCCCTTATGAACGAGCATTTTGTATGTATTAAGGTTGATAGGGAGGAGCGCCCCGATGTTGACCAGATATATATGAGCGCTGTACAACTCATGACCAACCGTGGCGGCTGGCCGCTCAACTGTATTTGTCTGCCCGATCAGCGCCCCATATACGGCGGCACTTATTACCAAAAGCACGACTGGATGAATATACTCATGAGCCTGGCCGATTTTTATTACAACCGACCCGACGAAGCCATTGAGTACGCCGTGCGCCTAACCGAAGGCATACAGCAGTATGAAAGCGTAAACCTGATAACCGAGCAGCCCGAGTACGAGCTGAGCAATTTGCAAGCCATCCTTACCAACTGGAAAAAATACCTCGATACTACTGAGGGCGGTTCTGGCCGGGCACCCAAATTTCCGATGCCTAATAACTGGTTGTTTTTAATGCGTTACGCGCACCATGTTAAGGATGATAGCCTGGCACAATTAGTAAAACTTACGCTGCATAAAATGGCGTTTGGTGGTATATACGACCACATTGGCGGCGGCTTTGCGCGTTACTCGGTTGATGGCCGCTGGCATGTGCCTCACTTTGAAAAAATGCTGTATGATAATGCCCAACTGATTGGTTTGTATGCCGAAGCCTATGCCTGGAGCAATAACGACTTGTACAAAGAGGTTGTAGAAGAAACCATAACCTTTGTTCAGCGCGAACTAACCTCGCACGAATATGGCTTTTACTCGGCGCTTGATGCCGATAGCGAAGGGGTAGAGGGCAAGTTTTACACCTTTACCAAAGCCGAAGTTGAAGAGGTACTCGGCGATGATGCCGATCTGTTTTGTATCTACTACCACGTAGTTGAAGATGGCAACTGGGAAGAAGAGCACACCAACGTTTTTTACCGCAAAGAGCAGGATGCCATACTGGCCAAAACGCTGGGCTTAAGTACCGAAGAGCTGCAAGCATTCATTGCGGCAGCAAAAGCAAAAATGTTTGAAGCCCGCGGCACGCGCATTCGCCCGGGATTGGATAATAAAATACTGGCCTCGTGGAACGGATTAATGTTGAAAGGCCTGTGCGAAGCCTACCGCGTATTTGATAAGGATGCTCATTTGCAGTTAGCATTAAACAATGCCGCATTCATACATCAAAACCTCATTAATACCGATGGCCGCTTAACCCGCATTTATAAAAAAGACGCATTAGGGGAAAAGCCGGTAGCTTTTTTAGATGACTATGCCAATGTAATTGAGGCTTACCTGGCCCTGTACGAGGTAACCTTTGATTTTAAATGGCTGGAACTGGCGCGTAGCCTTGCCGATACTGCCATACAGTATTATTATAACGAGGCCGACGGTATGTTTTTTTACACCGCTGCCGATGATGAACAACTGATTGCCCGCAAAAGCGAAATTATGGATGGTGTGATCTCTTCATCAAATTCGGTAATGGCGCGTAACTTAAAACGCTTGGGTATGCTATTCGAAGTGAGCCGTTATGAAGAGGTTTCGGCGCAGTTGCTGCGTAATGTAATGCCATTTATGGAAAAATACGGTTCGGCGTATGCTAACTGGTGTTTGTTGCTGTTGGAAGAGATAGGCGGTTTATATGAGGTAGCCATAACCGGAAACGATGCCGACGATATGCGTGCCGAAATGGAACAGTTTTACATTCCCGATAAAATAATGTTGGGCGGTAACGTGGAAAACTTACCTTTACTGCAAAATAGAACAGGAGACGATACCCGTATTTTTGTTTGTAAAGACAAAACCTGCGGATTACCGGCCCTGTCGGCAGCTGAAGCTGTAAAACAAATATGGCTTTCGTAG
- a CDS encoding FKBP-type peptidyl-prolyl cis-trans isomerase, giving the protein MKIESQHVVSLTYDLYVNQEDGQEGLVESATQEQPLTFLYGAGQMLPRFEEHLSTLSTGDSFDFKLSAEDAYGEYNDEAVANLPKEMFEGEGAELPEIGSILPLQDNQGNRFQGQVVSIAEDSVIVDLNHPMAGQALHFKGEIINVRPANPEELAHGHAHGADGHHGHE; this is encoded by the coding sequence ATGAAGATTGAATCACAACACGTCGTATCGTTAACTTACGATCTGTATGTTAACCAGGAAGACGGACAAGAAGGCTTGGTTGAAAGTGCAACCCAGGAGCAACCATTAACCTTTTTATATGGCGCAGGCCAGATGTTGCCTCGTTTTGAAGAGCATTTGAGCACATTGTCTACCGGTGATAGCTTTGACTTTAAACTAAGCGCCGAAGACGCTTACGGTGAATATAATGATGAGGCAGTAGCCAACTTACCTAAAGAAATGTTTGAAGGCGAAGGTGCCGAATTGCCTGAAATAGGTTCGATATTGCCTTTGCAAGATAACCAGGGCAACCGTTTCCAGGGCCAGGTAGTATCAATTGCCGAAGATTCGGTTATTGTTGACTTAAACCACCCAATGGCTGGTCAGGCTCTGCATTTTAAAGGCGAAATTATCAACGTGCGCCCGGCTAATCCCGAGGAGTTGGCACATGGCCACGCTCACGGAGCAGACGGCCATCACGGTCACGAATAA